The following coding sequences lie in one Capsicum annuum cultivar UCD-10X-F1 chromosome 5, UCD10Xv1.1, whole genome shotgun sequence genomic window:
- the LOC107872139 gene encoding miraculin-like, whose translation MDGGGIRVANLGSDLQQTTMCPTSIVQSHLPTDDGIAVYFIPKNPKHQKIVESTPINIHFYFDYPNLCSNLTVWKVDNLASAFPPLPHTISTGAQLRNPNDVSTRFQIWPHDSDNYKLAFCLESTNYCQDIDLIPENEYNRLVLSENPKLFVFKLDDRIGMAAEA comes from the coding sequence ATGGACGGTGGAGGCATACGTGTTGCTAATCTTGGTAGTGATCTACAACAAACCACTATGTGTCCTACATCAATAGTACAATCTCACCTTCCTACAGACGATGGTATCGCAGTTTATTTTATACCTAAGAATCCAAAACATCAAAAGATTGTAGAGTCCACTCCGATAAACATCCATTTCTATTTTGATTATCCGAATTTGTGTTCTAACCTAACTGTGTGGAAGGTTGACAACCTTGCATCAGCATTTCCACCCCTTCCGCACACCATAAGCACAGGTGCACAGTTGAGGAATCCCAACGATGTGAGCACTAGGTTCCAAATTTGGCCTCACGACAGTGACAACTATAAGCTAGCGTTCTGTCTCGAAAGCACTAATTATTGCCAAGACATTGACCTCATCCCCGAAAATGAATATAATCGTTTGGTTCTCTCAGAGAACCCAAAGTTGTTTGTGTTCAAACTGGATGATAGAATTGGAATGGCAGCAGAAGCATGA